One segment of Ziziphus jujuba cultivar Dongzao chromosome 12, ASM3175591v1 DNA contains the following:
- the LOC107428301 gene encoding trihelix transcription factor ASR3 has product MSEPTTTSPAATISPPVNPQQQQQQQQQPHHHRKSPHFSAASVGPTTSSSTSTPIEREYRKGNWTIQETLILITAKKLDEERRYKARSAPPDPTSTSTTKGELRWKWVENYCWSQGCLRSSNQCNDKWDNLLRDYKKVREYESNAQSKPDLPSYWNMEKQDRKLRNLPSNMALEVFQALNEVLQRKYSTQTTALRDPQTLSVSPSPAPLAARPLLPAPTTSAPAPSERSDSSGTEASEKDEETSDTKRKKHGKISSSIKRSASLLAKTLQNCEEKKEKRHREIMEMERKKLEIEEAHNEVNRQGMVNLVGAVANLSTAIQSLISYHHHPHHQPT; this is encoded by the exons ATGTCGGAGCCGACAACAACATCGCCGGCGGCAACAATTTCGCCGCCGGTGAacccacaacaacaacaacaacaacagcaacagccTCATCACCACCGCAAATCACCGCATTTTTCGGCGGCTTCAGTAGGTCCCACAACCTCAAGCTCCACGTCGACACCGATCGAGAGGGAATACAGGAAAGGGAACTGGACCATCCAAGAGACGCTGATCCTAATCACGGCCAAGAAGCTCGACGAGGAGCGTCGGTACAAAGCGAGATCGGCCCCACCGGACCCCACATCTACTTCGACGACGAAAGGCGAGCTGAGGTGGAAGTGGGTGGAGAACTACTGCTGGAGCCAAGGATGTCTGAGAAGCTCCAACCAATGCAATGACAAATGGGATAACCTGCTTCGCGACTACAAGAAGGTCCGTGAGTACGAGTCGAATGCCCAATCAAAACCCGACCTACCCTCCTATTGGAACATGGAAAAGCAGGATCGCAAACTCCGCAACCTGCCCTCTAATATGGCCCTGGAGGTCTTCCAAGCTCTCAACGAAGTTCTTCAGAGGAAATACTCCACCCAGACAACCGCATTGCGGGACCCACAGACTCTTTCGGTTTCTCCTTCTCCGGCTCCCCTCGCCGCCCGGCCTCTCCTTCCAGCTCCGACGACCTCTGCTCCGGCACCTTCAg AAAGATCAGATTCGTCGGGTACAGAGGCAAGTGAAAAGGACGAGGAGACTAGTGATACAAAACGAAAGAAACATGGGAAAATAAGCTCCAGCATAAAAAGAAGTGCTTCGTTGTTGGCCAAAACGCTTCAAAACTGcgaggaaaagaaagagaaacgaCACCGTGAGATAATGGAGATGGAAAGGAAAAAGCTTGAGATCGAAGAAGCACACAACGAAGTGAACAGGCAAGGAATGGTGAATCTTGTAGGGGCTGTGGCTAACCTTTCCACTGCAATTCAATCGCTCATTTCgtatcatcatcatcctcatcatcaacCTACGTGA
- the LOC107428305 gene encoding uncharacterized protein LOC107428305, with amino-acid sequence MSGVSLAVAPQMEPDHTATDTPSGKPPLHKPTPTNHQQQNQSAVGGVMGSLRVIELQLVAFIMVFSASGLVPLLDLVFPAFTSAYLLALSRLAFPAHGSVRSRSPEIFQGSKLFRVYVVVGTTVGLFLPLAYVLGGFARGDEHAVRSATPHLFLLSFQILTENIISGLSLFSPPVRALVPLLYTVRRIFVIIDWIQDVWINKTLPANAQVKDVAWYWFGKSLAIANLVYFSINLFCFLIPRFLPRAFERYFRERDEIHAKTVEDKRSAAIKKSQTADKKSD; translated from the exons ATGTCCGGGGTATCTCTAGCCGTAGCTCCACAAATGGAGCCCGACCACACCGCCACCGACACACCCTCCGGTAAGCCACCACTTCACAAACCAACGCCAACCAACCATCAACAACAGAACCAGTCGGCGGTCGGGGGCGTAATGGGTTCATTGCGGGTAATAGAGCTTCAGCTGGTGGCATTCATAATGGTTTTCTCAGCCAGTGGTCTGGTCCCACTTCTGGACTTAGTCTTCCCAGCTTTCACGTCGGCTTATCTTCTTGCTCTGTCTCGGCTGGCTTTCCCTGCCCATGGAAGTGTAAGATCTCGGTCGCCGGAGATCTTCCAAGGAAGCAAATTGTTCAGGGTGTACGTGGTGGTTGGGACTACGGTGGGGCTGTTCTTGCCTCTTGCTTACGTGTTGGGTGGGTTCGCGAGAGGCGATGAACATGCCGTTCGATCGGCGACTCCACACTTGTTCTTGCTTTCATTTCAGATTTTGACTGAGAATATAATAAGTGGGCTGTCTCTGTTTTCGCCACCTGTGAGAGCTTTAGTCCCGTTGCTTTATACAGTCCGAAGGATCTTCGTTATCATCGACTGGATTCAAGACGTCTGGATTAACAAAACTCTCCCTGCAAATGCACAAGTCAAA GACGTTGCGTGGTATTGGTTTGGGAAGAGCTTGGCTATAGCAAATCTGGTGTATTTTTCGATTAATCTGTTTTGCTTTTTAATTCCTCGATTCCTTCCGAGGGCCTTCGAGAGGTATTTCAGGGAGAGAGATGAAATTCATGCCAAAACGGTAGAGGATAAGCGGTCTGCAGCCATAAAGAAATCCCAAACAGCGGATAAGAAATCTGATTGA
- the LOC107428303 gene encoding trihelix transcription factor ASR3, with amino-acid sequence MSEPTTTAAAEHHPHHRPTIQPPHFSAAQGGPSTSTATLTPLVRDYKKGNWTIQETMILITAKKLDEERRIKPASTSLDPTTKGELRWKWVENYCWSHWCLRSSNQCNDRWDNLLRDYKKVREYESNAQSRTDLPSYWNLEKHDRKLWNLPSNMALEVFQALNEVLQRKYSTQTTALRVPQTLSVSPSPAPLTAPPLLPAPMGSPPVASERSESAGTERSEKHTESDDTKGKKHEKIGSSMKRSASLLAKTLQNCEEKKEKRHREIMEVQRRRLEIEEAQNEVKQQGMVNLVTAMSNLSSAIQSLISDPPHHDDQQPT; translated from the exons ATGTCGGAGCCTACTACCACAGCGGCGGCAGAGCACCACCCACACCACCGTCCCACCATTCAACCACCGCATTTCTCGGCTGCCCAAGGTGGACCCAGCACATCGACCGCCACGTTAACTCCGCTCGTGCGAGACTACAAGAAAGGAAACTGGACCATCCAGGAAACGATGATCCTGATCACGGCAAAGAAACTCGACGAGGAACGTCGGATCAAGCCGGCCTCTACCTCTCTGGACCCCACTACGAAAGGGGAGCTGAGGTGGAAGTGGGTGGAGAACTACTGCTGGAGCCATTGGTGTTTAAGAAGCTCCAACCAATGCAACGACAGGTGGGATAACCTGCTTCGCGACTACAAGAAGGTCCGTGAGTACGAGTCCAATGCCCAGTCAAGAACCGACCTACCATCTTATTGGAATTTGGAGAAGCATGACCGCAAGCTTTGGAACCTGCCCTCTAACATGGCCTTGGAAGTCTTTCAAGCTCTAAACGAAGTTCTTCAGAGGAAATACTCCACACAGACAACCGCATTGCGGGTCCCACAAACTCTTTCTGTTTCTCCTTCTCCGGCTCCCCTCACCGCTCCGCCTCTCCTTCCGGCTCCCATGGGTTCTCCTCCGGTTGCTTCAG AAAGATCAGAATCGGCGGGAACAGAGCGAAGCGAGAAGCACACGGAGTCTGATGATACAAAAGGTAAAAAACATGAGAAAATAGGATCCAGCATGAAGCGAAGTGCTTCCCTATTGGCCAAAACGCTTCAAAATTGCgaagagaagaaagagaaacgACACCGTGAGATAATGGAGGTGCAACGCAGAAGGCTTGAGATAGAAGAAGCTCAAAACGAAGTGAAACAGCAAGGGATGGTCAATCTTGTGACTGCTATGTCAAACCTTTCTAGTGCAATTCAATCTCTCATCTCGGATCCTCCTCATCATGATGATCAACAACCTACATGA
- the LOC107428286 gene encoding uncharacterized protein LOC107428286: protein MKIKNKGKVYPSPSSSSDIDVLSVLKLLPAAILALVSVLSFEDREVLAYMITRSMKTSATAATTSSMVVVQESKKKSSSSKKGSSSSSSSSSSYNNNNNNFNSNNNTHKPPVFDCDCFDCYTSYWLRWNSSANRELMDQAIEAFEDQLTNGEKNKKTQKSTGRGKRRDKIGGRRDATKAVADVKVQPSVSMPEIVDVLPAENHVVPVTSPDKNDEGKNGKEDEEEVSEDVGGGEVSQAEEEEDEDMPMFVRTATANNHKGLARKVLPDVLGLLNSRFWSLWGPNV, encoded by the coding sequence ATGAAGATTAAAAACAAAGGTAAAGTATACCCATCTCCATCTTCTTCCAGCGACATAGATGTTCTTTCCGTGTTGAAGTTACTTCCAGCGGCTATTCTTGCTTTGGTTTCGGTCCTCTCCTTCGAGGACCGTGAAGTCCTTGCTTACATGATTACCAGGTCCATGAAAACATCGGCTACTGCCGCTACCACTTCTTCAATGGTAGTAGTTCAAGAATCCAAgaaaaaatcatcatcttcaaagaaaggttcttcttcttcttcttcttcttcttcttcttataataataataataataatttcaacagCAATAATAATACCCACAAGCCTCCCGTGTTCGATTGCGACTGTTTCGACTGCTATACGAGCTACTGGCTTAGATGGAACTCGTCGGCTAATCGGGAGCTAATGGACCAAGCTATAGAAGCTTTTGAGGATCAATTAACCAACGGcgagaagaacaagaagaccCAGAAGAGCACTGGAAGAGGCAAGCGAAGGGACAAGATTGGTGGTCGTCGAGATGCCACGAAAGCCGTCGCCGATGTTAAGGTCCAACCGAGTGTCTCTATGCCAGAGATTGTTGATGTTCTTCCGGCGGAGAACCACGTCGTTCCGGTGACTTCGCCGGACAAAAATGATGAAGGGAAGAATGGGAAAGAGGATGAGGAGGAGGTTTCGGAGGACGTGGGAGGAGGAGAGGTCTCTCAGGCggaggaggaggaagatgaGGATATGCCGATGTTTGTACGGACGGCGACGGCGAATAACCACAAGGGTTTGGCGAGAAAGGTATTGCCGGACGTGTTGGGTTTATTGAATTCTCGTTTTTGGAGTCTTTGGGGTCCAAATGTttag